The following coding sequences lie in one Bacteroides helcogenes P 36-108 genomic window:
- a CDS encoding esterase: protein MKRFFFLLMGLFACAMTFAQQALWEGASVVSPEVHDNNTVSFRLKAPKAVKVQVTGDFLPTQKIKTPFGEFDGPGSAELTEGKDGVWEYTTPEPLAPELYSYSFIVDGLKITDPGNVHMIRDVASMTNVFIIGGERADLYKVNKVPHGTVSRVWYNSSSLGMERRLTVYTPAGYEVGSKRYPVFYLLHGMGGDEEAWIALGRAAQILDNLIAQGKAEPMIVVMTNGNAAQEAAPGESSLGLIAPSMNQPKTMEGSFETAFPDVVNFIDKTYRTVKSKRGRAIAGLSMGGFHSMHISKQYPDMFNYVGLFSAAIMPDKDVKSPVYGNMEGKLKAQFAKKPALYWIGIGKADFLYKANEDYRKLLDKKGYKYTYYETGEGHIWKNWRIYLTEFAPLLFK from the coding sequence ATGAAAAGATTCTTTTTTTTGCTGATGGGGCTGTTTGCGTGTGCGATGACTTTCGCGCAACAAGCTCTTTGGGAAGGTGCGTCTGTGGTTTCCCCGGAAGTTCACGACAACAACACGGTTTCTTTCCGTCTGAAAGCACCGAAGGCGGTGAAAGTACAGGTAACTGGTGATTTTCTGCCGACACAGAAAATCAAGACTCCCTTCGGAGAGTTTGACGGGCCGGGCAGTGCCGAACTGACAGAAGGCAAAGACGGCGTGTGGGAATATACGACCCCTGAACCTCTTGCTCCTGAACTTTACAGTTATTCTTTCATTGTGGATGGGCTGAAGATCACAGATCCGGGCAATGTCCACATGATTCGTGATGTGGCCAGCATGACTAATGTTTTCATTATCGGCGGAGAACGTGCCGATTTGTACAAGGTCAACAAAGTTCCTCACGGAACCGTTTCGCGTGTGTGGTACAACAGTTCTTCATTGGGCATGGAGCGCCGTCTGACTGTCTATACACCTGCCGGTTATGAAGTTGGCAGCAAACGCTATCCGGTGTTTTACCTGCTTCACGGCATGGGAGGCGATGAAGAAGCCTGGATTGCTTTGGGACGGGCTGCTCAGATTCTGGACAATCTGATTGCACAGGGCAAGGCGGAACCGATGATTGTAGTGATGACCAATGGCAATGCGGCGCAGGAAGCTGCTCCGGGGGAGTCTTCTCTGGGACTTATCGCTCCTTCCATGAACCAGCCCAAGACGATGGAAGGCTCTTTTGAGACAGCATTTCCGGATGTGGTGAACTTCATCGACAAGACCTACCGCACTGTTAAAAGTAAGCGGGGACGTGCCATTGCCGGGCTGTCTATGGGTGGATTCCATTCTATGCACATCTCCAAGCAATATCCGGATATGTTCAATTACGTGGGACTCTTTTCTGCCGCCATCATGCCGGATAAAGATGTGAAATCGCCTGTTTATGGCAATATGGAGGGCAAGCTGAAGGCGCAGTTCGCCAAGAAGCCTGCTCTTTACTGGATCGGCATCGGCAAGGCGGACTTTCTCTATAAGGCCAATGAGGATTATCGTAAATTGCTTGATAAGAAAGGATATAAATACACCTATTACGAAACAGGTGAAGGCCATATCTGGAAAAACTGGCGTATCTATCTGACAGAATTTGCACCGTTATTGTTTAAATAA
- a CDS encoding SprT family zinc-dependent metalloprotease, with the protein MVAERILEDKELGCLHVRVNIRARRLTFRTKEDGVHVTIPPGTTLKELENAVEQLRPRLIAAKQRQARPLIDLNYRIDAEFFKLTLISGQRERFLSRSELGKMQIVCPPNADFSDKALQVWLRKAIEEALRRNAKIILPPRLYMLSMRHSLPYKSVKINSSSGRWGSCSARGNINLSYYLVLLPEHLIDYVLLHELSHTREMNHGVHFWELLDILTDGKAQMLRKELKQYRTDL; encoded by the coding sequence ATGGTAGCAGAACGTATTTTGGAAGATAAAGAGCTCGGATGCTTGCACGTCCGTGTCAATATTCGTGCAAGACGCTTGACTTTTCGTACAAAAGAGGACGGAGTGCATGTTACCATACCTCCCGGCACTACATTGAAAGAACTGGAAAATGCGGTGGAACAATTACGGCCGCGTCTGATAGCGGCCAAACAGAGGCAAGCCCGTCCATTGATCGATCTGAATTACCGGATTGATGCGGAATTCTTTAAATTGACTTTGATCAGCGGGCAGCGGGAACGCTTTCTGTCCCGTTCGGAGCTTGGCAAAATGCAGATTGTCTGTCCTCCGAATGCCGATTTCTCAGATAAGGCGCTGCAAGTCTGGCTTCGTAAGGCGATAGAGGAAGCCTTGCGCCGAAATGCCAAGATTATTCTTCCGCCCCGGCTTTATATGCTTTCCATGCGGCACAGCCTTCCTTATAAGAGTGTGAAGATTAATTCCAGTAGCGGACGTTGGGGGAGTTGTTCGGCCCGTGGCAACATTAATCTTTCTTATTATCTGGTCTTATTGCCCGAGCATCTGATTGACTATGTACTGTTACATGAACTTTCTCACACACGTGAGATGAATCATGGGGTACACTTTTGGGAGCTGCTTGACATCCTGACGGATGGGAAGGCGCAGATGTTAAGAAAGGAATTGAAACAATACCGCACTGATTTGTGA
- a CDS encoding head GIN domain-containing protein, with product MKSLTTFIAITFLMLSTTACSQQHTYHSGNFFGNKTVKASKNYVTKDIKVENFTKLNVAGSPDVTYTQKSGKPKVEVYTSDNIVDLLDIRVKDNTLYVGFKKNVSVSYDKLKIRISTEKLNGISVAGSGNVELANGLKTDDLKISVAGSGDINGSNISCTDLNISIAGSGDINSSNINCDNLKVSVAGSGDMKLSNVTATSANASIAGSGTATLSGNTQEAEYSVAGSGDLFASDFIAKKAFASVAGSGDIKCHATDFLKVRTSGSGSVGYKGNPELDYPKKGLYKL from the coding sequence ATGAAAAGTTTAACTACATTCATCGCAATCACTTTCCTGATGCTCAGCACAACGGCTTGTTCACAACAGCACACGTACCATTCCGGCAATTTCTTTGGAAACAAGACGGTTAAAGCAAGCAAGAACTACGTGACAAAAGACATCAAAGTGGAAAACTTCACCAAATTAAACGTAGCCGGCAGTCCTGACGTCACCTATACACAGAAATCCGGAAAGCCCAAAGTAGAAGTATATACTTCGGACAACATCGTAGATTTATTGGACATACGCGTCAAAGACAATACGCTTTACGTCGGCTTCAAGAAAAATGTGAGCGTATCTTATGACAAACTGAAAATCCGCATTTCCACAGAAAAATTAAACGGCATCTCCGTCGCAGGATCAGGAAATGTGGAACTGGCCAACGGGCTGAAAACAGATGACCTGAAAATATCCGTTGCAGGCTCAGGAGACATCAACGGGAGCAATATTTCTTGTACAGACCTCAATATCTCCATCGCAGGTTCGGGTGATATCAACAGCAGCAATATCAATTGTGACAACCTCAAAGTATCTGTTGCCGGATCAGGAGACATGAAACTGAGCAATGTGACAGCTACTTCGGCCAACGCTTCCATTGCCGGATCGGGTACGGCCACTCTGAGTGGCAACACACAAGAGGCTGAATATAGCGTGGCAGGTTCTGGTGATCTGTTTGCCTCCGACTTCATAGCTAAAAAAGCTTTTGCCAGTGTAGCAGGTTCAGGCGACATCAAATGCCACGCTACCGATTTTCTGAAAGTACGTACCAGTGGAAGTGGAAGTGTGGGTTACAAAGGTAATCCGGAACTGGATTACCCGAAAAAAGGATTATACAAGCTTTGA
- a CDS encoding RNA polymerase sigma factor: protein MQEISFRNDILPLKDKLFRLALRITFDRAEAEDVVQETLIRVWNKRDEWMQFGSIEAYCLTVAKNLAIDRSEKKDAQTVELTPEMEQASDASSPYEKLVIKERITLIHRLMNELPEKQRLIMQLRDVEGKSYKEIAVVLNLTDEQVKVNLFRARQKIKQQFIDIEGYGL from the coding sequence ATGCAAGAAATCAGCTTTCGTAATGACATTCTCCCACTGAAGGACAAGCTCTTTCGGTTAGCCCTGAGAATAACGTTTGACAGGGCAGAGGCGGAGGATGTTGTTCAGGAAACACTGATAAGAGTTTGGAACAAGCGTGATGAGTGGATGCAGTTCGGTTCTATCGAGGCTTATTGTCTGACAGTGGCAAAGAATCTGGCGATAGACCGAAGTGAAAAGAAAGACGCTCAGACCGTGGAACTGACTCCGGAAATGGAGCAAGCCTCCGATGCATCGAGCCCTTACGAGAAGCTGGTGATTAAGGAACGCATAACGCTGATTCACCGGTTGATGAATGAACTTCCCGAAAAGCAGAGGTTGATAATGCAGTTGAGGGATGTCGAAGGTAAGAGTTATAAAGAAATAGCGGTAGTCCTGAACTTGACAGATGAACAAGTAAAAGTGAATCTCTTCAGGGCACGGCAAAAAATAAAACAACAGTTTATAGATATAGAAGGTTATGGACTCTAA